Genomic segment of Bacillota bacterium:
ACTACTGATGCCGGGGCGGGCATAGAGCCGAGCGCCCGGCGCACAGAAGGGGGCCTTGACCCGCGAAAGGGTCGGCCCCCTTTCTCGTGGAAAACCCGGCCAGCGCTTCCGAAGGGATGACCCCGCATTTACGGCGGCACCTGGGTACCCGTCAAAGGCGGGCGGCTTTACGCGTGGCACTTTGGACGCGGGCCTGACCTGGTCGTGCTGCCCGGTGTTGAGGACGCCATCCTCAACCGCCGGGCGCTGGGGTGGGTGATGAACCGGCTCTGGAGAGGCGTGGCGTCCCGCTACCGGGTCACGGTGCTCACCGCCCGGGAGGCCGTGCTGGCCGGCAGCACCACCGAGCAGATGGCCCAGGACGCCGCCGAGGCCCTGGTGGCCCTGGGCCGGCAGCCCCGGATCACAGCCGGGATGGGGGCGGGCGGCCTTGCAGCCCTGTGGATGGCGGCCCGAGCTCCGGATTTGACCGGCGCGCTGGTGGTGCTCTCGACTCCCCTGTCGGCCCGGGTTCCCGAGCCTTTCGTGCGGTTTCTCGACCACCTCGCTCACCTTCTGCGGGACGGGCAGTGGCCGCAGGCCTTCGAGCACGCATGTGGAGTCTACCTCGAGTCCGACCTGCGGCGGCGCCTCAGCCTCGTCCTGCGGCTGCTCAAGCGGTGGGGACAGCCGGACGACCTGCAACGCGCCGCCCGCATCCTCTCCGCCTTCCGGTCCCACGATGGCCGGCCCGTCCTGGCAAGGGTCACGGTCCCTGTTCTGGCCTTCGGCGGGGGACTGGACCCGATGCTGCCCATGACGGTGCCGGGCAGCACGCCGGCCCTGAACGGCACGGCGGTCCGGCCGTCGCGCCAGGTCTGGCTGGCCGGCGAGCACGGGGCTTTCTTGACCTTCTGGCAGACGGTCGTGGCCGAACTCAACCGCTTCAGCGCGGAGTATACCGCGACCCCCGAGGCTGTCCGGCCGTGAAGGACGCGGCAGGGGAGGACACGCCCCCGGTCCTGGCCATCGACGGAGGAGCAACGGCCACCCGCGCGCTACTCGTCACCGGCGAGGGCACCGTGATCGGCCAGGGTTCGGGCGGGCCGTGCGGGCCGGTCCTCAGCGCGCAGGCGCGCGAGGTCGTGGCGGGCCGCGTGGTGGCCGCCGTTTCCGAAGCCGTGATCGAGGCCACACGGGGAGAAGGTCACGTGACGGTGGCCGCCGTCCACGCCGGCCTCACCGGGATGGACCGGCCCGCCGAACGCATCGAGTGGCTACGTGCCGCGCTGGAAAGCCTGTCGGGCCGGCTGGAGATCGCAGGGCCTCTTGGCCTGTCCTCCGACCTGGAGACGGCCGTGGAGGGCGCTTTGGGGCCGGCGATGGCCGGGATTCTGGTTTACGCCGGCACGGGGAGCGTGGGCGCCGGCCGGTCTGCGTCGGGGCAGCTCGTGCGGGCCGGGGGCCAGGGTTACCTCATCGACGACCGGGGCGGCGGGTTCGACATCGGTCGCATGGCCCTGCAGGCCGTCGTGCGCGCCTGGGACGGGCGAGGGCCGCACACCGTGCTCGAGGAGCTGGTCTGCCAGACGTTCGGCGTGACCGGCTGGGACGGCCTGAAACGGGCCATCTACGGTGCGCCGGACCCCAAGGCCGCCGTGGCCGGCGTGGCCCCGCTGGTCGCCGAGGCAGTTCGGCTTGGCGATGAGGCGGCCCGCCGGATCGTCCGCGAAGCCGCCGGACAACTCGCCGAACTGGCCCTCGCGCTGTTCCGCCGGATAAGGTGGCCGGCCGAGGGGCCTGTACCCGTCCGCTTCGCGGGCGGGGCTTTCAAGAACCCGGCGTTGGTGCAGGCTTTTTCCGATCAGGTGGAGCGCCTCATCCCGGGCGCCCGCGCCGAACGCGGCGTTCTCCCGCCCGCGGGGGGCGCCGTGTTGATGGCCCTCCGGGCCGCCGGGCTCGGCCCGGACCGCCTGGCGTCCGTCACTTCCCGGCTTGTAGAAGCTCTTGGGCCGGCGTAGCGCTGTATAACCTGTTAATAGCATACGTAGAGGGACTTGCGGACCCGATCCCGCGCCTTTCCGGCGAGGAGGTCTTTACGGGAGGGCTTTCAGGAACCGTCGGAACGGCGGCGACCGTTGGACCTGCCGGAGCCGGTCTTCAGCGCGCTTTCCAGAAGCGCCAGCACGTCGTCCAGCGCCTCTTCGGGGATGACAACCCCCTTCTTGCTGGGGAAGAACTCGTCGCCGTCCTGGCGGCGCCACTCGATGCGGATGTCCACGTATGCGCGGCCCCGCCGCTCGACCCGCCGCACCGCGATGCGCTCCGTCGCGTTCTTCTCCACCGTGCCGATGACCGTCTCGCGATCCCAGAAGTTGGCGTCCTGTTCCACGCTGCCATTCCTTTCCCGATGGGGCCGGGAGGGTGTGGCCCCTTCAAGTATGTACAGCATCCCCCGGAGCGTGAACCACCCTCTTCATGACGATCCGCTCCGGCCGGATGGCAGGCCGGGGCACCAGGTGAACCGTGGCCTCCAACCCCACCAACCACGGGATCTCCTCGATCATCTGGGAGATCCGCAGCAAAACCTCCTCGACGGCGGCCCGGGCGCCGGCGGGCTCGATGCCGCAGGCGGCCACCGCCTCGCCGGCATCGCGGTCGGTGAGGGGCGTGATGCGCACTACCGGGCCACGGGCGGCCTCGAGTTCGAGCAGCGGCCCGAAATGGGGGTGCGGGCGCACCCGCACCGCGACGGGCGAGGACTCGGCGGCTCTCCGGGGGCCTTCCCCACCCTCCTCCGCGGTGGCGAGCCCGAAGCGGTGCAGGAGTTGCCGGGCCTGAGGCGGCGCCAGAACCAGTTCCGCCTCGCCGGCACCGGTACCCCCCGCCTCGAGCCACCCCTCCACCTCCTGCCGCGCCCCGGCGGCATCGACGTCGTCGAAGAAGACCAGCCGGCTCGGCGCCCGCCGGCGGTACGCCGCATACTCGGCAGCCCGGGCCAGCGCCATGGCCGCGGCCTCGGGAAAACGGTATGACGGAAAGACGCTCCGGCTTCCCGCCACCGCTACCGCGCCCGACTCGCCCATCAGGCACAGCAGCACGGGTCTCGCCGCCCCCGACGCTCGCTCGGCCCGGACGGCGCCCCGGCGCAGCGCGCGGGTCACGGCTGAGGGATCGCAGTTCGCGACACACGCAAAGATGACGATGAGGGCATCGATCTCGCCCCGGGCCAGGGCGTCCCGCACGGCCTGTTCGTATGCGGCCGGCGTGGCCAGCGGGCCCAGGTCCACCACTCTCGGCCCTGCCAGCACGAGCCCTCTGGCCTCGCAGGCATCGGCGCAGATCGTGGCGACCCCGCCCGAGTTGCTGACGATGCCCACGCGGTTGCCGGCAGGCAGCGGCTGGTGCGCGAGCAGCACCGCC
This window contains:
- a CDS encoding PC4/YdbC family ssDNA-binding protein, coding for MEQDANFWDRETVIGTVEKNATERIAVRRVERRGRAYVDIRIEWRRQDGDEFFPSKKGVVIPEEALDDVLALLESALKTGSGRSNGRRRSDGS
- a CDS encoding BadF/BadG/BcrA/BcrD ATPase family protein, which encodes MKDAAGEDTPPVLAIDGGATATRALLVTGEGTVIGQGSGGPCGPVLSAQAREVVAGRVVAAVSEAVIEATRGEGHVTVAAVHAGLTGMDRPAERIEWLRAALESLSGRLEIAGPLGLSSDLETAVEGALGPAMAGILVYAGTGSVGAGRSASGQLVRAGGQGYLIDDRGGGFDIGRMALQAVVRAWDGRGPHTVLEELVCQTFGVTGWDGLKRAIYGAPDPKAAVAGVAPLVAEAVRLGDEAARRIVREAAGQLAELALALFRRIRWPAEGPVPVRFAGGAFKNPALVQAFSDQVERLIPGARAERGVLPPAGGAVLMALRAAGLGPDRLASVTSRLVEALGPA